A genomic stretch from Kribbella jejuensis includes:
- a CDS encoding mannitol dehydrogenase family protein yields the protein MKLSATNLHALGNVGVPDYDRTAVTPGIVHFGVGGFHRAHQAMYLDRLMSEGKALDWGIVGVGVLPNDQRMAEVMAAQDCLYTLVVKHPDGTLEPRVVGSIVDYLFAPDDPSAVLDRLADPATRIVSLTITEGGYHVNQVTGELDASDPALAADLEPGATPGSVFGFIVEALRRRREAGVPPFTVMSCDNIPGNGHVARKMIAGFARLKDPEIAEFLENDVRFPNCMVDRITPVTTDADRAALAERFGVEDGWPVVCEPFTQWVLEDDFGGMRPPYEDVGVQIVEDVEPYELMKLRLLNASHQALAYLGFLAGYRYAHEVCQDKLFVDFLLGYMDNEGTPTLPPVPGVDLDRYKHQLIERFANPEVRDTLARLCAESSDRIPKWLLPVVREQLAAGREIARSVLVVASWARYAEGVDEQGRPIEVVDRLRDKLVERAQHNREDPLVFISDPDLFGDLGSDERFVAPYKAALRSLHEIGARATLEAL from the coding sequence GTGAAGCTGTCCGCGACCAATCTCCATGCCCTCGGCAACGTTGGCGTCCCTGACTACGACCGTACGGCGGTGACGCCGGGGATCGTGCACTTCGGGGTGGGCGGGTTCCACCGGGCGCATCAGGCGATGTACCTGGATCGGCTGATGTCCGAGGGCAAGGCGCTCGACTGGGGCATCGTCGGCGTCGGGGTGTTGCCGAACGACCAACGGATGGCCGAGGTGATGGCGGCCCAGGACTGTCTTTACACGTTGGTCGTCAAACATCCGGACGGGACGCTCGAGCCGCGGGTCGTCGGGTCGATCGTGGACTACCTGTTCGCGCCGGATGACCCGTCGGCCGTACTCGACCGCCTTGCCGATCCGGCGACCCGGATCGTGTCGCTGACGATCACCGAGGGTGGGTATCACGTCAACCAGGTGACGGGCGAGCTGGATGCCTCGGATCCGGCGCTGGCGGCCGACCTCGAGCCGGGAGCTACACCCGGGAGTGTGTTCGGGTTCATCGTCGAGGCGCTGCGCCGGCGGCGTGAGGCCGGCGTACCGCCGTTCACCGTGATGTCGTGTGACAACATCCCGGGCAACGGGCACGTCGCGCGCAAGATGATCGCCGGGTTCGCGCGGTTGAAGGACCCGGAGATCGCGGAGTTCCTCGAGAACGACGTACGGTTCCCGAACTGCATGGTGGACCGGATCACGCCGGTCACCACCGACGCCGACCGGGCCGCGCTGGCCGAGCGGTTCGGGGTCGAGGACGGCTGGCCGGTGGTGTGCGAGCCGTTCACGCAGTGGGTCCTCGAGGACGACTTCGGCGGGATGCGGCCGCCGTACGAGGATGTCGGCGTCCAGATCGTCGAGGACGTCGAGCCGTACGAGCTGATGAAGCTGCGGCTGCTGAACGCCTCGCATCAGGCGCTCGCGTACCTCGGGTTCCTCGCTGGTTACCGCTACGCGCACGAGGTGTGCCAGGACAAGCTGTTCGTCGACTTCCTGCTCGGCTACATGGACAACGAAGGGACGCCGACGCTGCCGCCGGTGCCCGGGGTCGACCTGGACCGGTACAAGCACCAGCTGATCGAACGGTTCGCGAACCCCGAGGTCCGGGACACGCTGGCGCGGTTGTGTGCGGAGAGCTCGGACCGGATCCCGAAGTGGTTGCTGCCGGTGGTCCGCGAGCAGCTCGCCGCCGGGCGGGAGATCGCGCGGTCGGTGCTCGTGGTCGCGTCCTGGGCCCGGTACGCCGAGGGCGTCGACGAGCAGGGCCGGCCGATCGAGGTCGTGGACCGACTGCGCGACAAGCTGGTCGAGCGCGCGCAGCACAACCGGGAGGATCCGCTGGTGTTCATCTCGGACCCGGATCTGTTCGGCGATCTCGGGTCGGACGAGCGGTTCGTGGCGCCGTACAAGGCGGCGTTGCGGTCGCTGCACGAGATCGGCGCCCGCGCAACGCTCGAAGCCCTCTAG
- the xylB gene encoding xylulokinase, which translates to MTELRLVAGVDCSTQATKVLVCDAATGEVVREGRAPHPDATQVDPAEWWKAWETASDGLLDGVQAIAVGGQQHGMVLLDESGEVVHPAVLWNDTSSADATTELIAELGGPEAWAEAIGSVPVPSFTVTKLRWIRDEAARAAHGAAGEAARRAAAVVLPHDWMTHRLAADRSGIEGITTDRGDASGTGWWDPTTNSYRTELVELAFGRQLQLPRVAGPAEVVGETSFGAVIAAGTGDNAAAALGLDLQPGDVAVSLGTSGTAFARSAHPTKDATGLVAAFADATGEYLPLVCTLNAARVMSATAQMLGLELSAFDEAALTSPGSEGLVLLPFLDGERTPDLPHSTGLIYGLTRATMQPATMARAAVEGLLCGLADAVDALRNQNVPVQRVLLLGGGARSRSVQALAPALLGAEVVLPEPAEYVALGAARQAAWALSGAATPPTWQIPLGKPEPAITVDAATIRANYEQVLTNTRPLLSQPYNR; encoded by the coding sequence ATGACTGAGCTGAGGCTGGTCGCCGGGGTGGACTGCTCCACCCAGGCGACCAAAGTTCTGGTGTGTGACGCTGCGACCGGAGAGGTTGTCCGGGAAGGGCGTGCCCCGCACCCCGACGCCACCCAGGTCGACCCGGCCGAGTGGTGGAAGGCGTGGGAGACCGCGTCCGACGGCCTGCTGGACGGCGTCCAGGCGATCGCGGTCGGGGGCCAGCAACACGGCATGGTCCTCCTCGACGAGTCCGGCGAGGTGGTCCATCCCGCAGTCCTGTGGAACGACACCAGCTCGGCCGACGCGACCACCGAACTCATCGCGGAACTCGGCGGCCCCGAAGCCTGGGCCGAGGCCATCGGTTCCGTCCCCGTCCCGTCCTTCACCGTCACCAAACTCCGCTGGATTCGCGACGAAGCCGCCCGCGCTGCGCACGGCGCTGCAGGTGAGGCGGCGCGGCGGGCTGCTGCTGTGGTGCTGCCGCATGACTGGATGACGCATCGGCTCGCTGCGGACCGGTCCGGGATCGAGGGGATCACCACCGACCGCGGGGATGCGTCTGGGACCGGCTGGTGGGATCCGACGACGAACAGCTACCGGACCGAGTTGGTCGAGCTTGCCTTCGGGCGGCAATTGCAGCTGCCTCGGGTGGCGGGCCCGGCTGAGGTTGTTGGTGAGACCTCCTTCGGGGCGGTGATTGCGGCCGGGACCGGGGACAACGCGGCCGCAGCGCTCGGGCTCGACCTGCAGCCTGGGGATGTGGCCGTCTCGCTCGGCACCAGTGGTACGGCGTTCGCGCGGTCCGCGCACCCGACCAAGGACGCCACCGGCCTGGTCGCCGCCTTCGCCGACGCCACCGGGGAGTACCTCCCGCTCGTCTGCACGCTGAACGCGGCCCGCGTCATGTCCGCGACCGCGCAGATGCTCGGCCTGGAACTCTCCGCCTTCGACGAGGCCGCGCTCACCTCGCCCGGCAGCGAAGGTCTCGTACTGCTCCCGTTCCTGGACGGCGAACGTACGCCGGACCTCCCGCATTCGACCGGCCTGATCTACGGCCTGACCCGCGCCACCATGCAGCCGGCGACGATGGCCCGCGCCGCCGTGGAAGGCCTGCTCTGCGGCCTGGCCGACGCCGTGGACGCCCTGCGCAATCAGAATGTCCCCGTCCAACGAGTCCTGCTCCTGGGCGGCGGCGCCCGCTCCCGGTCCGTCCAAGCTCTGGCCCCCGCACTCCTGGGAGCCGAGGTGGTCCTCCCGGAGCCGGCCGAATACGTGGCCCTCGGCGCTGCCCGTCAGGCAGCCTGGGCCCTGTCCGGCGCAGCCACCCCACCCACCTGGCAGATCCCCCTCGGCAAGCCCGAACCAGCCATCACCGTCGACGCAGCCACCATCCGCGCCAACTACGAACAGGTCCTCACCAACACCCGTCCGCTGCTGTCCCAGCCGTACAACCGCTAA
- a CDS encoding MarR family winged helix-turn-helix transcriptional regulator: MTEGPLASPGFWLHHAALRWRAELDRRLREVGLTPTQFLLLASTGWVEHTQGAPTQQQVAQTAGADRMMTSKVVKNLEDAGLLRRTPDPSDARAYRLQLTPAGRRTARKAIAIAAELDKELFGDNPASLRDMLQAIAEG; encoded by the coding sequence ATGACCGAGGGCCCGCTGGCGTCGCCCGGCTTCTGGCTGCACCACGCCGCGCTGAGGTGGCGGGCCGAGCTGGACCGCCGGCTCCGCGAGGTCGGCCTCACCCCCACCCAGTTCCTCCTGCTGGCCTCGACCGGCTGGGTCGAGCACACCCAGGGTGCACCGACCCAGCAGCAGGTCGCCCAGACCGCCGGCGCCGACCGGATGATGACGTCGAAGGTCGTCAAGAACCTGGAGGACGCGGGCCTGCTCCGCCGCACGCCGGATCCGTCGGACGCCCGCGCCTACCGCCTACAGCTCACCCCGGCGGGCCGACGTACCGCCCGCAAAGCCATCGCCATCGCCGCCGAGCTGGACAAGGAACTCTTCGGCGACAACCCTGCTTCGCTGCGAGACATGCTGCAGGCGATCGCGGAAGGTTAG
- a CDS encoding SRPBCC family protein: protein MYEIKEETVISAEAAAVWRVVTDVARWPEWDPHEDLARLDGEFAVGTAGWVKQKGNPGAAFTLTEVVPERRWASECSLPGGRLWGSNDYEQLPGGKLRCTRTVRVTGPLVPLFRFHFGRRMRRDFFRTWTALEARAAAVR from the coding sequence ATGTACGAGATCAAGGAAGAGACCGTGATCAGCGCGGAGGCCGCGGCGGTGTGGCGGGTGGTGACGGACGTGGCGCGCTGGCCGGAGTGGGATCCGCACGAGGACCTCGCGCGGCTGGACGGTGAGTTCGCGGTCGGGACCGCCGGATGGGTGAAGCAGAAGGGCAACCCGGGTGCGGCGTTCACGCTGACCGAGGTGGTGCCGGAGCGCCGGTGGGCGAGCGAGTGCTCGCTGCCGGGAGGCAGGCTCTGGGGCTCGAACGACTACGAGCAACTGCCGGGCGGGAAGCTCCGCTGCACGCGGACGGTCCGCGTCACCGGTCCGCTCGTACCGCTGTTCCGCTTCCACTTCGGGCGCCGGATGCGGCGGGACTTCTTCCGTACCTGGACGGCGCTCGAAGCCCGCGCCGCGGCGGTCCGATGA
- a CDS encoding YkvA family protein, translating into MVYIGGVLGLIGLLTLLFRDGDVAGLPAVGAGIGLLVVGVGLGALGVLRRRAIRRRKIARGEPVPVGNVFERARALPRLLRDVRRGAYTDLPRNRTFLWLLALVYLISPIDILPDLLPIIGVTDDAGVFMWLLTSVSTATGLYLRKEREQLPPTGRRFTDGG; encoded by the coding sequence ATGGTGTACATCGGTGGGGTGCTCGGCCTGATCGGGCTGCTGACGTTGCTGTTCCGCGACGGCGACGTCGCCGGGCTGCCCGCCGTCGGTGCCGGTATCGGGCTGCTGGTGGTCGGCGTCGGCCTCGGCGCGCTCGGCGTCCTCCGGCGGCGCGCGATCCGGCGACGCAAGATCGCCCGCGGCGAGCCGGTGCCGGTCGGGAACGTGTTCGAGCGGGCGCGGGCACTGCCCCGGCTGCTCCGCGACGTCCGCCGCGGCGCGTACACCGACCTGCCGCGGAACCGGACGTTCCTCTGGCTGCTCGCGCTGGTCTACCTGATCTCGCCGATCGACATCCTGCCCGACCTGCTCCCGATCATTGGCGTCACCGACGACGCGGGCGTGTTCATGTGGCTGCTCACCAGCGTCTCCACTGCCACCGGGCTGTATCTGCGCAAGGAACGCGAGCAACTCCCGCCGACCGGCCGCCGCTTTACCGACGGCGGCTGA
- a CDS encoding sulfite exporter TauE/SafE family protein, whose translation MLLILLAGVAAGALNAVGGGGSFVALAALVGAGVPPVTANATTTVALLPGNATSAWVYRREIEGFHQPSPLRLTLASVCGGAIGAGLLLWLPSTSFDAAVPWLLAFATVVLAFGKRLTAALRLGRPGPAAILAGQFLLAIYGGYFGGAVGLMMLAFWTATTTLDPARGNPLRVIQVGAVYLTAAVVFVFAADVLAQPVQLVAMLAGAIIGGYVGAHGVQRMPAGVLRGLVLGTAVVMTGLFFVRAFG comes from the coding sequence GTGCTGCTGATCCTCCTGGCCGGCGTCGCAGCCGGCGCCCTGAACGCCGTCGGCGGTGGTGGCAGCTTCGTGGCCCTCGCCGCCCTCGTCGGCGCCGGCGTGCCGCCGGTGACGGCGAACGCGACCACGACGGTCGCGCTGCTGCCGGGAAATGCGACCAGCGCATGGGTGTACCGGCGGGAGATCGAAGGCTTCCACCAGCCGTCGCCGCTCCGCCTGACGCTGGCGAGCGTGTGTGGCGGCGCCATCGGAGCGGGGTTGTTGCTGTGGCTGCCGTCGACGTCGTTCGACGCGGCCGTGCCATGGCTGCTGGCGTTCGCAACCGTTGTCCTGGCGTTCGGAAAACGTCTGACCGCGGCATTGCGGCTCGGGCGGCCCGGACCCGCCGCGATCCTGGCGGGGCAGTTCCTGCTGGCGATCTACGGCGGGTACTTCGGCGGTGCGGTCGGACTGATGATGCTCGCGTTCTGGACCGCGACGACCACGCTCGACCCGGCACGCGGCAACCCGTTGCGGGTGATCCAGGTGGGTGCGGTCTACCTGACGGCGGCGGTGGTCTTCGTGTTCGCGGCCGACGTACTCGCGCAGCCGGTGCAACTGGTCGCGATGCTGGCCGGCGCGATCATCGGTGGGTACGTCGGTGCGCATGGTGTGCAGCGGATGCCTGCCGGCGTACTGCGCGGGCTCGTGTTGGGTACTGCGGTCGTGATGACCGGGTTGTTCTTCGTGCGGGCGTTCGGATGA
- a CDS encoding LysR family transcriptional regulator → MRYDLDDLRLFTHVAAEGSITAGARVMHLSLPSASARVRALEAQAGVPLLVRERRGVRLTPAGATLARHAREVLAETTRLDSAVASYAVPSSAPIRLVAGGAAMHQLVPQALATFLRDHPEYDVNVSERRTVRMVRLLAAGEADLGVILDDEPTQLRTEPLADDSLVVIGQAGGTLSGRESIAYAEVAEHPLVGLDRNSPLSQWMDDRLGPHAPAPRYRTLVPTLHALITLAIAGAGLAVVPRRAVDSNTDVDICPLQDAWSSRRHVLCYAADAPESAHLLAAHLHAAAGR, encoded by the coding sequence ATGCGGTACGACCTGGACGATCTCCGGCTCTTCACCCATGTCGCGGCGGAGGGCTCTATCACCGCGGGCGCGCGGGTGATGCACCTCAGTCTGCCTTCGGCCAGCGCGCGGGTCAGAGCGCTGGAGGCCCAGGCCGGCGTACCGCTCCTGGTCCGCGAGCGCCGCGGCGTCCGGCTCACCCCGGCCGGCGCGACCCTGGCCCGGCACGCCCGCGAGGTGCTGGCCGAGACGACCCGCCTGGACAGCGCGGTCGCGTCGTACGCCGTCCCGAGTTCGGCGCCGATCCGCCTGGTCGCGGGCGGCGCCGCGATGCACCAGCTCGTCCCGCAGGCGCTGGCCACGTTCCTCCGCGACCACCCGGAGTACGACGTGAACGTGAGCGAACGCCGTACTGTCCGGATGGTCCGGCTGCTTGCCGCCGGCGAGGCGGACCTCGGCGTGATCCTCGACGACGAGCCGACCCAGCTCCGGACCGAACCGCTGGCCGACGACTCGCTCGTGGTGATCGGCCAGGCCGGGGGCACGCTGTCCGGCCGGGAGTCGATCGCGTACGCCGAGGTGGCCGAGCATCCGCTGGTGGGCCTCGACCGGAACTCCCCGCTCAGCCAGTGGATGGACGACCGCCTCGGCCCGCACGCCCCGGCCCCGCGGTACCGCACGCTCGTACCGACCCTGCACGCGCTGATCACGCTCGCCATCGCGGGCGCCGGGCTGGCCGTCGTACCGCGGCGCGCCGTCGACTCGAACACAGACGTCGACATCTGCCCGCTCCAGGACGCGTGGTCGTCCCGACGGCACGTCCTGTGTTACGCCGCGGACGCGCCCGAAAGCGCTCACCTGCTTGCGGCCCACCTGCACGCGGCGGCCGGTCGCTAG
- a CDS encoding TetR/AcrR family transcriptional regulator translates to MSVIWERPEPSERRRPSPLSRERIVRAAIELADASDLEAVSLRKVAAALDAGPMRLYRYVDTKDELLELMVDAVYGELPPPSGETWDAVLRSIATGIRDLALRHEWFADLLGSRPRFGPATLAHTEASLSALRSTGLDDLDALTGALETLNVYLVGAVRKEITERRAERASGLDRREFQRATGPYLARMFATGNYPVLSEWVHDARHRTASEVFDLGLDYLIDGIRNRLPR, encoded by the coding sequence GTGAGCGTGATCTGGGAACGGCCCGAGCCGTCCGAGCGCCGGCGGCCGAGTCCGCTCAGCCGGGAGCGGATCGTCCGGGCCGCCATCGAGCTCGCCGACGCTTCGGACCTGGAGGCGGTCTCGCTCCGGAAGGTCGCCGCCGCTCTCGACGCCGGCCCGATGCGCCTCTACCGGTACGTCGACACCAAGGACGAACTGCTCGAACTCATGGTCGACGCCGTGTACGGCGAACTCCCACCACCGAGCGGTGAGACCTGGGACGCCGTACTGCGATCGATCGCGACCGGGATCCGCGACCTGGCGCTGCGGCACGAGTGGTTCGCCGACCTGCTCGGCAGCCGCCCGCGCTTCGGCCCGGCCACGCTCGCGCACACCGAGGCGTCGCTCAGCGCGCTGCGATCCACCGGCCTCGACGACCTCGACGCGCTGACCGGGGCGCTCGAGACGCTGAACGTCTACCTGGTCGGTGCCGTCCGCAAGGAGATCACCGAACGCCGGGCCGAACGCGCCAGCGGACTCGACCGGCGCGAGTTCCAGCGCGCGACCGGCCCGTACCTGGCCCGGATGTTCGCCACCGGCAACTATCCCGTGCTGTCGGAATGGGTCCACGACGCCCGGCACCGGACCGCGTCCGAGGTCTTCGACCTCGGCCTGGACTACCTGATCGACGGCATCCGGAATCGCCTGCCCCGCTAG
- a CDS encoding FAD-dependent oxidoreductase, with translation MAARVAARREGQDLRILDHTGTMLLQEDTPDDAPMLRPEIDRADLRDLLLRSLPEGTVRWGSVFTHANGRTLHFADGSTATYDLLVGADGANSRVRRLLTGTEPSYEGKVIVHSLIRAADRRHPELAAMVGRGNYWVFGPDRMLGAQRNGNGMIQVSISIRTAADVDPAAVTDLPGEWAPQFRRLLAACDEPFVARPTYLLPIGLRWPRRSGVTLLGDAAHLMPSHGEGANQAMRDAAELAAAIAAHPDDLDAALEQYEPAMYERTAAVARRSAQVAEMMSPPDAAQKVLRFFGAVE, from the coding sequence GTGGCGGCCCGGGTGGCCGCGCGCCGCGAGGGGCAGGACCTGCGGATCCTCGACCACACCGGCACGATGCTGCTGCAGGAGGACACCCCGGACGACGCGCCGATGCTGCGGCCCGAGATCGACCGCGCGGACCTGCGGGACCTGCTGCTGCGCTCGCTGCCCGAGGGGACCGTTCGCTGGGGGAGCGTCTTCACGCACGCGAACGGCCGGACCCTGCATTTCGCCGACGGGAGTACGGCGACCTACGACCTGCTCGTCGGTGCCGACGGGGCGAACTCGCGGGTCCGGCGGCTGCTCACCGGCACCGAGCCGTCGTACGAAGGCAAGGTCATCGTCCACAGCCTGATCCGCGCCGCCGATCGCAGGCACCCGGAGCTGGCCGCGATGGTTGGCCGGGGCAACTACTGGGTGTTCGGTCCGGACCGGATGCTCGGCGCGCAACGGAACGGGAACGGCATGATCCAGGTGAGCATCTCGATCCGGACCGCGGCCGACGTGGATCCGGCGGCCGTGACGGACTTGCCGGGTGAATGGGCGCCGCAGTTCCGGCGGTTGCTCGCGGCGTGCGACGAGCCGTTCGTCGCGCGGCCGACGTACCTGTTGCCGATCGGTCTGCGCTGGCCGCGGCGGTCCGGCGTCACGTTGCTCGGGGACGCGGCGCACTTGATGCCGTCGCACGGTGAAGGGGCGAACCAGGCGATGCGCGACGCGGCCGAGCTGGCGGCGGCGATCGCGGCGCATCCGGACGATCTCGACGCGGCGTTGGAGCAGTACGAGCCGGCGATGTACGAGCGGACCGCCGCGGTCGCCAGGCGGTCGGCCCAGGTCGCGGAGATGATGTCACCGCCCGATGCGGCGCAGAAGGTACTGCGGTTCTTCGGGGCGGTCGAATAG